A single Tenacibaculum sp. Bg11-29 DNA region contains:
- the trmB gene encoding tRNA (guanosine(46)-N7)-methyltransferase TrmB, with protein MGSKNKLKRFKENETFANVLQPTREEVVGEFSLKGKWNTFFKNDNPIVLELGCGKGEYTIALAEKNPNKNFIGIDIKGARFWRGAKTAIENNMQNVAFIRTQIELVDYIFAENEVDEIWITFPDPQIKYQRTKHRMTNTAFLKRYHHVLKEEGIMNLKTDSEFMHGYTLGLIHGEGHEIIHANHNVYKNEGAPEEVTSTQTFYEKQYLEVGKPITYIRFKLNY; from the coding sequence TTGGGAAGCAAAAACAAATTAAAACGTTTCAAAGAAAATGAAACGTTTGCTAATGTACTACAACCAACAAGGGAGGAAGTAGTCGGAGAGTTTTCTTTAAAAGGAAAATGGAATACTTTTTTTAAAAACGACAATCCTATTGTTTTAGAACTGGGCTGTGGTAAAGGTGAGTATACAATCGCGTTAGCTGAAAAAAATCCAAACAAAAATTTTATTGGTATAGATATTAAAGGTGCCCGCTTTTGGCGAGGTGCAAAAACTGCTATTGAAAACAATATGCAAAATGTTGCCTTTATAAGAACACAAATAGAACTGGTGGATTATATTTTTGCAGAAAATGAAGTAGATGAAATTTGGATTACCTTTCCAGACCCACAAATAAAATATCAACGTACAAAGCATAGAATGACAAATACCGCATTCTTAAAGCGATATCATCATGTTTTGAAAGAAGAAGGTATAATGAATCTAAAAACCGATAGTGAGTTTATGCACGGTTATACGTTAGGTTTAATACATGGTGAAGGTCACGAAATTATACACGCGAATCATAATGTGTATAAGAATGAAGGAGCACCAGAAGAAGTAACTTCAACCCAGACTTTTTACGAAAAACAGTATTTAGAAGTAGGAAAACCAATTACTTATATCCGTTTTAAATTGAATTACTAA
- a CDS encoding flavodoxin translates to MNNKIGLIYGSDTGMTEEVTHTIVDEWNTSEVEVIEVTNVDSSDFQRFDFLILGLSTWYDGDLQSDWESYFDEFKTIDFTNKTVAIFGLGDQYGYGEYFIDGVGMLAEVVLENGGKIVGKWPTSGYDYTESKAEIIDQKLFYGLAIDEDNEPELTTDRLKNWLAILQEEYKNISFELVELALES, encoded by the coding sequence ATGAACAATAAAATAGGTTTGATTTACGGTTCAGATACCGGCATGACAGAAGAGGTTACTCATACTATTGTTGATGAGTGGAATACAAGTGAAGTTGAAGTTATTGAAGTTACAAATGTAGATTCTTCAGATTTTCAAAGGTTTGATTTTTTAATTTTAGGGTTATCAACTTGGTATGATGGTGATTTACAAAGTGATTGGGAAAGTTATTTTGATGAATTTAAAACTATAGATTTCACAAACAAAACAGTGGCTATTTTTGGTTTAGGCGATCAATATGGTTATGGTGAATATTTTATAGATGGTGTAGGTATGCTTGCTGAAGTAGTATTAGAAAATGGTGGAAAAATTGTAGGAAAATGGCCTACTAGTGGTTATGATTATACAGAATCTAAAGCTGAAATAATAGATCAAAAGCTATTTTATGGTTTAGCCATTGATGAAGACAATGAACCTGAGTTAACTACTGATCGTCTTAAGAACTGGTTAGCCATTTTACAAGAAGAATATAAAAACATTTCATTTGAATTAGTTGAATTAGCTCTCGAGAGCTAA
- a CDS encoding MGMT family protein translates to MEKKSDNFFEKVYEIARLIPYGRVTSYGAIATYLGAARSARMVGWAMNNSSAKEVPAHRVVNRIGLLTGKQHFDGTNLMQQLLESEGIVVVNNQIQNFETIFWNPTKELQ, encoded by the coding sequence ATGGAAAAAAAATCTGATAATTTTTTCGAAAAAGTTTACGAAATAGCAAGACTAATCCCGTACGGAAGAGTAACTAGTTACGGTGCAATTGCAACATATTTAGGAGCTGCTCGGTCTGCACGAATGGTAGGTTGGGCAATGAATAATTCTAGTGCAAAAGAAGTTCCAGCACATAGAGTTGTTAATAGAATAGGTTTACTTACTGGAAAGCAACATTTTGACGGAACAAATTTAATGCAACAACTATTAGAAAGTGAAGGCATAGTTGTTGTAAATAACCAAATTCAAAATTTCGAAACAATTTTTTGGAACCCAACTAAAGAATTACAATAA
- a CDS encoding 2Fe-2S iron-sulfur cluster-binding protein produces MDNQDITIKITDREGVTHEVIAPTDMAMNLMEVVRSYELAPEGTIGICGGMAMCASCQCYVKSDHELPEMTDDEDAMLAEAFDVQENSRLGCQLQIKPEMDGLEVELAPES; encoded by the coding sequence ATGGATAATCAAGATATAACTATAAAAATAACAGATAGAGAAGGCGTAACGCATGAAGTTATTGCACCTACAGATATGGCTATGAACTTAATGGAAGTTGTTCGTTCGTACGAATTAGCACCAGAAGGAACTATTGGTATTTGTGGAGGAATGGCAATGTGTGCTTCTTGCCAATGTTACGTGAAATCTGACCATGAGTTACCCGAAATGACTGATGATGAAGACGCTATGCTAGCAGAGGCATTTGATGTACAAGAGAATAGTCGATTGGGCTGTCAGTTACAAATAAAACCAGAAATGGATGGTTTAGAAGTTGAATTAGCTCCTGAAAGTTAA
- a CDS encoding NifU family protein has protein sequence MTTTEVKNKVEEALEEIRPFLISDGGNIKLLSIEKNTVKVQLEGACSGCSVNQMTLKNGVEATIKKYVPHIEEVINIG, from the coding sequence ATGACAACAACAGAAGTAAAGAATAAAGTAGAAGAGGCATTAGAAGAAATTCGCCCTTTTTTAATTAGTGACGGAGGCAATATTAAACTATTATCTATTGAAAAGAATACGGTAAAAGTTCAGTTAGAAGGTGCTTGTAGTGGTTGTTCAGTAAATCAAATGACATTAAAAAACGGTGTTGAAGCAACTATAAAAAAATATGTTCCGCATATAGAAGAAGTAATTAATATTGGGTAA
- the brnQ gene encoding branched-chain amino acid transport system II carrier protein has product MNKTKEILVTSFALFSLFFGAGNLLLPPLLGYNAGDNWIWVTLGFMITAVIIPILGILAHAKLQGTLYDLGKKVSPTFSLLYCIIIYIISITIPSPRTASATHEIAIHPFFGTSPLITSCVYFTLVLIFVLNRSKVLNLLGKYLTPLMVIILVLVIGIGLFSSEMVMNPSIFKTPIVSGILEGYQTFDAIGAVVVGGVIIISLNLKGYTSFTDKKELIKKAGFIAGSGLFVIYAGLISVGAFYGSEILVDGTLSSDMQRANLLQGISIATLGNIGNVFLSTLIALACFTTAIGIITGTADYFKGLFKNSQKAYIITALIGCLVGVLVGQLNFHSIIIIALPILMFIYPITIALILLNIAPKNLASSIVFKVVVLVTFIFSVPDFLGFIINKEHLIPIKNIIPLANQNLGWVLPAILSFIIANVIKTKKLA; this is encoded by the coding sequence ATGAATAAAACAAAAGAAATACTTGTTACCAGTTTCGCATTGTTTTCACTCTTCTTTGGTGCGGGTAATTTACTCTTACCTCCTCTTTTAGGCTATAATGCAGGAGACAATTGGATTTGGGTAACGCTTGGTTTTATGATTACCGCAGTTATAATTCCTATTCTAGGAATTTTAGCACATGCAAAACTACAGGGAACGTTGTATGATCTTGGAAAAAAAGTATCACCAACGTTTAGTTTATTATACTGTATAATTATTTATATAATATCGATCACAATTCCCTCACCAAGAACAGCATCTGCAACACATGAAATTGCGATTCATCCATTTTTTGGTACAAGTCCCTTAATAACAAGTTGTGTATACTTTACATTGGTTTTAATTTTTGTTTTAAACAGATCTAAAGTTTTAAACCTTCTTGGTAAATATCTAACACCTTTAATGGTTATAATTTTAGTATTAGTTATTGGTATAGGTTTATTTTCTAGTGAAATGGTTATGAACCCTAGCATTTTTAAAACACCTATTGTTAGTGGTATACTAGAAGGTTACCAAACTTTTGACGCCATTGGAGCTGTAGTTGTTGGTGGTGTAATTATTATTTCTTTAAATTTAAAAGGCTATACTTCATTCACTGATAAAAAAGAATTAATTAAAAAAGCTGGATTTATTGCTGGTTCTGGTCTTTTCGTAATTTATGCAGGTTTAATTTCTGTAGGTGCTTTTTATGGTTCAGAAATATTAGTTGACGGTACTTTAAGTAGTGACATGCAAAGAGCAAATTTACTACAAGGAATTAGTATAGCAACATTAGGGAATATTGGTAATGTTTTTCTAAGTACACTTATTGCTTTAGCATGTTTTACAACTGCTATTGGAATAATTACAGGAACTGCTGATTATTTTAAAGGATTGTTTAAAAATTCTCAAAAAGCATATATAATTACAGCTCTTATTGGGTGCTTGGTAGGTGTTTTAGTTGGGCAATTAAATTTTCATTCTATCATTATAATTGCATTACCGATATTAATGTTTATTTACCCTATAACAATAGCCTTAATTTTGCTAAACATAGCGCCTAAAAACTTAGCCTCTTCAATTGTTTTTAAAGTTGTTGTTTTGGTTACCTTTATTTTTAGTGTTCCTGATTTCCTAGGCTTTATTATCAACAAAGAACACTTAATTCCTATTAAAAACATTATTCCGTTAGCAAACCAAAATTTAGGTTGGGTACTACCTGCAATCTTAAGTTTCATCATAGCTAATGTTATAAAAACGAAAAAACTTGCATAA
- a CDS encoding NAD(P)/FAD-dependent oxidoreductase has product MIQTDILIIGAGPTGLFTVFEAGLLKLRCHLIDALPQQGGQCSEIYPKKPIYDIPAYPEILAGDLTDKLMEQIKQFEPGFTLGERAETIEKQENGSFIVTTNKGTKHQAPIVAIAGGLGSFEPRKPPIPSIANYEDKGVEYMIKEPELYRDKDVVIAGGGDSALDWSIFLTDIAKSVTLVHRRNEFRGALDSVDKVQELKDAGKINLITPAEVKGIVGDTKVEGVLIAQKDKEIFTLKCDHLIPLFGLSPKLGPIGNWGLEIEKNAIKVNNALDYQTNIPGIYAIGDVNTYPGKLKLILCGFHEATLMCQSAFQRIYPDKKYVMKYTTVGGVDGFDGTRKEAPKAVVKKIE; this is encoded by the coding sequence ATGATACAAACTGATATATTAATTATAGGAGCAGGTCCAACAGGTTTGTTTACTGTATTTGAAGCTGGATTATTAAAGTTACGTTGCCATTTAATTGATGCTTTGCCACAACAAGGAGGGCAATGTTCAGAAATATATCCTAAAAAACCTATTTACGACATACCAGCTTATCCTGAAATATTAGCAGGAGATTTAACTGATAAATTAATGGAACAAATTAAACAATTTGAACCAGGATTTACCTTAGGTGAACGAGCTGAAACAATTGAAAAACAAGAAAACGGTAGTTTTATTGTAACTACCAATAAAGGAACAAAACACCAAGCGCCTATTGTTGCAATAGCAGGAGGTTTAGGTAGTTTTGAGCCACGTAAACCACCAATTCCTAGTATTGCAAATTATGAAGATAAGGGGGTTGAGTACATGATAAAAGAACCAGAGTTATACAGAGATAAAGACGTAGTAATTGCTGGAGGTGGAGATTCTGCTTTAGATTGGTCTATTTTCTTAACGGATATTGCAAAGTCTGTAACTTTAGTGCATCGTAGAAATGAATTTAGAGGTGCATTAGATTCTGTGGATAAAGTTCAAGAATTAAAAGACGCAGGGAAAATTAATTTAATTACACCAGCTGAGGTTAAAGGAATTGTTGGAGACACTAAAGTTGAAGGTGTTTTAATAGCACAAAAAGATAAAGAAATATTCACTTTAAAATGCGATCATCTTATTCCTCTTTTTGGTTTATCACCAAAATTAGGTCCTATAGGTAATTGGGGATTAGAGATTGAAAAAAATGCTATTAAAGTAAATAATGCTTTAGATTATCAAACGAATATTCCAGGGATTTATGCTATCGGAGATGTAAATACATATCCAGGGAAGTTAAAGTTAATTTTATGCGGATTTCACGAAGCTACATTAATGTGTCAAAGTGCATTTCAACGAATTTATCCGGATAAAAAATACGTAATGAAATACACAACTGTTGGAGGTGTAGATGGTTTTGACGGAACTAGAAAAGAAGCTCCGAAAGCTGTTGTTAAGAAGATTGAGTAA
- a CDS encoding formate/nitrite transporter family protein, with product MSVAYAPEEIVKEALNSSVKKVKKSFLTSFLLGVLAGAFIGLGALFYTIVKSDPTYSFATKQIFGGFVFSLGLILVVVAGAELFTGNNLIAIAWAEGKVSYKQMIRNWGIVFISNMLGAVSLAVMVYFSGHLDMNNGEIAKMYIKMADAKCALPFFTAFFKGLLCNILVCLGVWMAMGGKTLTDKVLVIVFPITLFVAAGFEHSIANLFIIPLGLMLQEFSTVEVSTNALSLSGMVSNIIPVLLGNIIGGSVLVGLMYHFIFLRNKR from the coding sequence ATGTCTGTAGCTTATGCTCCTGAAGAAATAGTAAAAGAAGCACTAAATTCAAGTGTAAAAAAAGTTAAAAAATCGTTTTTAACTAGTTTCTTATTAGGTGTTTTGGCAGGCGCGTTTATTGGTTTAGGAGCTTTGTTTTATACAATCGTAAAATCAGACCCTACTTATAGTTTTGCTACAAAACAAATTTTTGGTGGTTTTGTGTTTTCACTTGGACTTATACTGGTTGTTGTAGCAGGAGCTGAACTTTTTACTGGTAATAATCTAATTGCTATTGCTTGGGCAGAAGGAAAAGTTTCCTATAAACAAATGATTAGAAACTGGGGTATTGTTTTTATTAGTAATATGCTAGGCGCTGTTAGTTTAGCAGTTATGGTTTATTTTTCTGGACATTTAGATATGAATAATGGAGAAATAGCTAAAATGTATATAAAAATGGCTGATGCTAAATGTGCATTACCTTTCTTTACTGCTTTTTTTAAAGGGCTTTTATGTAATATTTTGGTTTGTTTAGGGGTTTGGATGGCTATGGGAGGAAAAACACTAACAGATAAAGTTTTAGTAATTGTTTTTCCAATTACACTTTTTGTTGCAGCAGGTTTTGAACATAGTATAGCAAATTTATTTATAATACCACTTGGGTTAATGCTTCAAGAATTTTCAACGGTTGAAGTTAGTACAAATGCTTTAAGTTTATCAGGAATGGTTTCTAATATAATTCCAGTTTTACTTGGTAATATTATTGGAGGTAGTGTTTTAGTAGGTCTAATGTATCATTTTATTTTTTTAAGAAATAAAAGATAA
- a CDS encoding Mrp/NBP35 family ATP-binding protein, with protein sequence MSFKKQDIYKALETITAPGEGKSLVENENIKNVVAFGEEVIVDITISNPTLQAKKKVEVEIAKAIHQHVDEKIDVKVNVKVEVKEKENSNEIKGKKIPNIQNIIAIASGKGGVGKSTITSNMAVSLAKMGFKVGVLDADVYGPSQHLMFDVEKEKPLAVKVDGRSKMKPVESYGVKLLSLGFFTDPNQAVIWRGPMASKALNQLIFDADWGELDFLLIDLPPGTGDIHLSIVQAVPISGAVVVSTPQNIALADAKKGVAMFKQESINVPVLGIVENMAYFTPEELPENKYYIFGKGGAKDLAKDIDTSFLGEIPLVQSIREAGDVGHPVALQENTPLEEAFKDVTKKMVSQLLKRNANLPATEVVRITTMSGCSTK encoded by the coding sequence ATGAGTTTTAAAAAACAAGATATATACAAGGCGTTAGAAACTATTACTGCACCTGGAGAAGGTAAAAGTTTAGTTGAAAACGAAAACATAAAAAATGTTGTTGCTTTCGGAGAAGAAGTAATCGTTGATATAACTATTTCAAATCCTACTTTACAAGCTAAAAAGAAAGTAGAAGTTGAAATAGCAAAAGCGATTCACCAACACGTTGATGAAAAAATTGATGTAAAAGTGAATGTGAAGGTAGAGGTTAAGGAGAAAGAAAATTCAAATGAAATAAAAGGTAAAAAAATCCCTAATATTCAAAATATTATAGCAATAGCTTCAGGAAAAGGAGGGGTAGGGAAATCTACAATTACCTCTAATATGGCAGTTTCTTTAGCTAAAATGGGTTTTAAAGTAGGTGTTTTAGATGCCGATGTTTACGGGCCATCTCAACATTTAATGTTTGACGTAGAAAAAGAAAAACCGTTAGCTGTAAAAGTAGATGGGCGTTCTAAAATGAAACCTGTTGAAAGTTATGGAGTGAAATTATTGTCTTTAGGTTTTTTTACAGATCCAAACCAAGCAGTAATTTGGCGTGGACCAATGGCTTCGAAAGCATTAAACCAGTTAATTTTTGATGCAGATTGGGGTGAATTAGATTTCTTGTTAATTGATTTGCCACCAGGAACAGGAGATATACATTTATCGATAGTACAAGCAGTTCCTATTAGTGGAGCAGTCGTTGTAAGTACACCACAAAATATTGCACTAGCAGATGCTAAAAAAGGAGTAGCAATGTTTAAACAAGAAAGTATTAATGTACCTGTATTAGGTATCGTAGAAAACATGGCGTACTTTACTCCTGAAGAATTACCAGAGAATAAATATTATATTTTTGGTAAAGGAGGGGCTAAGGATTTAGCAAAAGATATTGACACAAGTTTTTTAGGTGAAATACCATTAGTACAAAGTATTCGTGAAGCAGGAGATGTAGGACATCCAGTAGCTTTACAAGAAAATACACCTTTAGAAGAAGCTTTTAAAGATGTAACTAAAAAAATGGTTTCACAGTTATTAAAAAGAAATGCAAATTTACCTGCAACCGAAGTAGTTCGTATTACTACAATGAGTGGTTGTAGTACTAAATAA
- a CDS encoding alpha/beta fold hydrolase has product MKDFIIYKNSKVAYSDIGKGNAIVLLHGFLENSSMWNEISEELSKKNRVICVDLLGHGKTNCIGYLHTMNDMAEAVKEVLKSLRLRKFFVVGHSMGGYVSLALAEKYSINIKGLCLLNSTTQADTTERKELRLRACKMAQTNYDNLVKLSISNLFTIKTREQFSFELAEIKKEALKTSIQGYIGATKGMMLRENKEAVLESIDKRLIITGKNDPLLKYQSILEESERTNTPLIKLPNGHMSHIENRDELIDCLKKFIKR; this is encoded by the coding sequence ATGAAAGACTTCATCATTTATAAAAATAGTAAAGTAGCTTATTCAGATATTGGAAAGGGCAACGCTATTGTTTTACTTCATGGTTTTCTTGAGAATTCTAGCATGTGGAATGAAATTTCAGAAGAGTTATCAAAAAAAAATCGTGTAATTTGTGTAGATCTATTAGGTCATGGAAAGACCAATTGTATTGGTTACTTACATACAATGAATGATATGGCTGAAGCTGTTAAAGAGGTTTTAAAATCATTACGGCTTAGAAAGTTTTTTGTTGTAGGGCATTCAATGGGAGGATATGTATCTTTGGCATTAGCGGAGAAATATTCAATAAATATAAAAGGGTTATGTTTATTGAATTCAACTACTCAAGCAGATACAACTGAGCGTAAAGAGTTACGACTAAGAGCATGTAAAATGGCACAAACGAATTATGATAATTTAGTGAAATTATCTATTTCTAATTTGTTTACTATTAAAACCAGGGAGCAATTTAGCTTTGAATTAGCGGAGATTAAAAAAGAAGCTTTAAAAACATCTATTCAAGGGTATATCGGAGCAACAAAAGGGATGATGTTAAGAGAAAATAAGGAAGCTGTTTTAGAATCTATAGATAAAAGGTTGATAATTACAGGTAAAAATGATCCTTTGTTAAAATATCAATCAATTTTAGAAGAATCTGAAAGAACAAATACTCCTTTAATTAAACTTCCAAATGGGCATATGAGTCATATTGAAAATAGAGATGAATTAATAGACTGTTTAAAGAAATTTATTAAACGCTAA
- the upp gene encoding uracil phosphoribosyltransferase: protein MKINHLAKEKSILNKFLAEIRNVHVQKDSMRFRRNIERIGEILGYELSKNLSFENKVIETPLGIKDTELPVNDVILCSILRAGLPLHNGLLNYFDDAENAFISAYRHHPNNDEEFEIVVEYFASPSIDGKTLLLVDPMLATGRSLVAVYDAIKKYGTPKEIKIVSVIGSTEGVEYITKFFPENTDLWIADIDNKLSDKGYIVPGLGDAGDLAFGTKM from the coding sequence ATGAAAATTAATCACTTAGCAAAAGAGAAATCTATTTTAAATAAATTTTTAGCTGAAATAAGAAATGTACATGTTCAAAAAGATTCTATGCGTTTTCGTAGGAATATTGAGAGAATAGGTGAGATTTTAGGATATGAATTAAGTAAAAATTTATCTTTTGAAAATAAAGTGATTGAAACTCCTTTAGGGATTAAAGATACAGAACTTCCTGTTAACGATGTTATTTTGTGCTCAATTCTTAGAGCTGGGTTACCTTTACATAACGGATTGTTAAATTATTTTGATGATGCAGAAAATGCATTTATATCTGCCTATCGTCATCATCCAAATAACGATGAAGAGTTTGAAATAGTTGTTGAGTATTTCGCTTCCCCTTCAATAGATGGCAAAACATTATTGCTAGTAGATCCAATGTTAGCTACAGGTCGTTCATTAGTAGCTGTTTATGATGCTATTAAAAAATATGGAACTCCTAAAGAAATTAAAATAGTATCGGTTATCGGTTCTACTGAAGGTGTTGAGTATATAACAAAATTTTTTCCTGAAAATACAGATTTGTGGATTGCTGATATAGATAATAAGCTTAGTGATAAAGGCTATATAGTTCCTGGTTTAGGAGATGCAGGAGATTTAGCTTTTGGTACGAAAATGTAA
- a CDS encoding class I SAM-dependent methyltransferase, whose translation MKKELTTAHLKEIEDQLSCPTGTKGIEIATSMNLTNITMTKASIDALNISNNDVILEIGHGNCGHLEYVLNKASNIYYIGLEVSKTMQQEALLQLNKQQDSKNISFELYDGEKLPFENNSIDKIFTVNTLYFWKKPTAFLAEISRVLKKEGICIITFAEKEFMQTLPFVNTKFNLYTNDDINSLLKKNTLKIVNTIHKSESIESKIGDYVNRKYTLIILKQ comes from the coding sequence ATGAAAAAAGAACTTACAACAGCACATTTAAAGGAAATTGAAGATCAATTAAGTTGCCCTACTGGTACTAAAGGAATAGAAATAGCAACTTCTATGAATTTAACTAATATTACTATGACTAAGGCTTCTATTGATGCTTTAAATATTTCTAATAATGATGTTATTTTAGAAATTGGTCATGGAAATTGTGGGCACTTAGAGTATGTATTAAACAAAGCAAGTAACATTTACTACATTGGCTTAGAAGTTTCTAAAACGATGCAGCAAGAGGCACTATTACAGCTCAACAAACAACAAGATTCAAAGAACATATCTTTTGAATTATACGATGGAGAAAAACTCCCTTTTGAAAACAATTCTATAGATAAAATTTTCACTGTAAATACACTATATTTTTGGAAAAAACCAACAGCATTCTTAGCTGAAATATCAAGAGTATTAAAAAAAGAAGGAATCTGTATTATTACTTTTGCTGAAAAAGAATTTATGCAAACGCTTCCTTTTGTAAACACAAAATTTAACTTGTATACTAATGATGATATAAACTCATTATTGAAAAAAAATACACTTAAAATAGTTAATACAATACATAAATCTGAAAGTATAGAAAGTAAAATAGGGGATTATGTAAATAGAAAATACACTTTAATTATATTAAAACAATAA
- a CDS encoding DUF6427 family protein — MLANFFGKSKPVNFIVLFALFLIYFSLGLFFKELSLNTLKELLWFIVLFAVFNFIIAKNKLTFDNSFAFLFFIILLGFFPDTININNNFYASLTVLLFLRKVYSLQSQKKTFHKLFDGGLWLGVSFLIEPYTALFAVLLYISIYLHQHLTYQTILIPIIGFGSVVFLFFTYCFWYENTALFYTLFNWNFSYDIYLYLNTNYLFPIVFIGVFVLFTIFLKTPKVLAILNTFRKNWILIVIQLIISSSVILLINDKTGSELLFLFFPTAIVLANGLEFFQKKWFADIILIVFLICSIATNFM, encoded by the coding sequence ATGTTAGCCAATTTTTTCGGTAAATCTAAACCTGTTAATTTCATAGTGCTCTTTGCACTGTTTTTAATTTACTTTTCTTTAGGGCTATTTTTTAAAGAATTATCTCTTAATACTCTCAAAGAATTACTTTGGTTTATTGTGCTTTTTGCTGTTTTTAATTTTATTATTGCAAAAAACAAATTAACCTTTGATAACTCTTTTGCTTTTTTATTTTTTATAATATTACTTGGGTTTTTTCCAGATACTATAAATATCAACAACAATTTTTATGCATCTTTAACAGTATTGCTTTTTTTACGCAAAGTATACAGCTTACAATCTCAAAAGAAAACCTTTCATAAGTTGTTTGATGGAGGACTATGGCTAGGAGTTTCTTTTTTAATAGAGCCTTATACAGCACTATTTGCTGTATTATTATACATTTCAATATATTTACACCAACACCTTACATACCAAACCATATTAATTCCAATAATTGGATTTGGGAGTGTAGTTTTTTTGTTTTTTACATATTGTTTTTGGTATGAAAACACAGCATTATTTTATACTCTTTTTAACTGGAATTTTTCTTATGATATATACTTATACTTAAATACTAATTATTTATTTCCAATAGTATTTATAGGTGTCTTTGTACTATTCACCATCTTTTTAAAAACCCCGAAAGTATTAGCAATACTTAATACCTTTAGAAAAAATTGGATCTTAATTGTTATACAACTAATAATTTCTTCATCAGTTATACTTTTAATCAATGACAAAACAGGAAGTGAATTATTATTCCTCTTTTTTCCTACCGCAATTGTATTAGCAAATGGTTTAGAATTTTTTCAAAAAAAATGGTTTGCAGATATAATTTTAATAGTATTCTTAATTTGCTCTATAGCAACAAACTTTATGTAA
- a CDS encoding DUF3575 domain-containing protein, producing the protein MKKIFLIAVLFISSFTQAQQEVKVDILDALAFKTLELSYEYYTSSRSSVGVSALFNFEKRSADFKYNEKRMITPYFRHYFTDSSNWNYFGEVFLGINTGENEVEVAGSMVKQYKEYTDGALGIAIGSKYISSGGFVVDVYAGLGRNMFTSESRSVVPRVGINLGYRF; encoded by the coding sequence ATGAAAAAAATATTTTTGATAGCTGTGCTTTTTATCAGCTCATTTACACAAGCCCAACAAGAGGTAAAAGTTGATATTTTAGATGCACTAGCATTTAAAACATTAGAACTTTCTTATGAATATTATACAAGTAGTCGTTCATCAGTAGGTGTATCAGCATTATTTAATTTTGAAAAAAGATCAGCAGATTTTAAATACAATGAAAAACGAATGATTACTCCATATTTCCGTCATTATTTTACAGATAGTAGTAATTGGAATTATTTTGGAGAAGTATTCTTAGGTATTAATACAGGAGAAAATGAAGTTGAGGTTGCAGGAAGTATGGTTAAGCAATATAAAGAGTATACAGATGGTGCTTTAGGTATAGCTATAGGTTCTAAATATATATCTTCAGGAGGTTTTGTTGTTGATGTTTATGCTGGTTTAGGAAGAAATATGTTTACTTCTGAATCTCGTTCAGTTGTGCCAAGAGTTGGTATTAACTTAGGATATAGGTTTTAA